One window from the genome of Rhodobacteraceae bacterium S2214 encodes:
- a CDS encoding acylneuraminate cytidylyltransferase family protein yields MIIGHIGARGGSKGVPGKNFKQLHGKPLIDWSLDQLFASQDVDHVVVSSDDPEIYEHGLKRGGLDIGIRPAHLANDTAGKWGVWQHALEEAEKITGPVSTFIDLDCTSPLRLQEDLDGALTLYKTEKPDMVMSCCESRKNPYFNILELDETGSLHVSKPLPGGVVARQQAPKVLDHVGLVYVLNPDYLRKAKSLFEGRVIPYEVPNERGLDVDSPIDWEIIEFLMGRQIANGLKG; encoded by the coding sequence ATGATCATCGGTCACATTGGCGCGCGCGGCGGCAGCAAAGGCGTTCCGGGCAAGAACTTCAAACAACTCCACGGCAAACCCCTGATCGATTGGTCGCTGGACCAATTGTTCGCCTCTCAAGACGTCGATCATGTTGTCGTCTCTTCTGATGATCCGGAAATTTACGAACATGGCCTGAAACGTGGCGGTTTGGATATCGGCATCCGCCCTGCCCACCTTGCCAACGATACGGCTGGCAAATGGGGTGTTTGGCAGCATGCATTAGAAGAAGCCGAAAAGATCACTGGACCCGTCAGTACCTTTATTGATCTCGACTGCACATCCCCGTTGCGATTGCAGGAAGATCTGGACGGCGCCCTGACACTATATAAGACCGAAAAACCCGACATGGTAATGTCGTGCTGCGAAAGCCGGAAGAACCCCTACTTTAACATTCTGGAATTGGACGAGACCGGTAGCCTGCATGTGTCCAAACCATTGCCCGGCGGCGTCGTCGCACGGCAGCAAGCACCGAAGGTCTTGGATCATGTCGGGTTAGTCTATGTTTTGAACCCCGACTATTTACGGAAGGCCAAGTCGTTATTTGAAGGGCGTGTCATCCCTTACGAAGTACCAAACGAACGCGGCCTTGATGTAGACAGCCCCATCGACTGGGAGATCATTGAATTCCTGATGGGGCGTCAGATTGCGAATGGACTGAAGGGTTAG
- a CDS encoding tyrosine-protein phosphatase yields the protein MAKRPHEIDTPEGRARALRQFDWQDHDVLRRKWHNFEAVADGVYRSNQPSPDRFAAYAEMGIKTILNLRGGLKEPFYLFEKEACDALGLKIVTVGLSARKAPQKIRLVQLFEAFETIEKPFLIHCKSGADRTGLASAFYLLAYSDADDDTVRAQLSFRYLHIRKSSTGILDYVLETYLARRAQDPIDIRTWVETEYDEDETKAGYAAMKAKQKLWEGW from the coding sequence ATGGCGAAGCGGCCCCACGAAATCGATACCCCAGAAGGTCGCGCGCGTGCGCTGCGCCAGTTCGATTGGCAGGACCACGACGTCCTGCGTCGGAAGTGGCACAATTTTGAAGCGGTGGCCGATGGCGTTTATCGGTCGAACCAGCCGTCGCCGGACCGCTTTGCCGCTTACGCGGAAATGGGGATCAAAACGATCTTGAACCTGCGGGGCGGTTTGAAAGAACCATTTTACCTGTTTGAGAAAGAAGCCTGCGATGCGCTGGGCCTGAAGATCGTGACAGTTGGGCTAAGCGCGCGCAAGGCCCCGCAGAAGATCCGGTTGGTCCAGTTGTTTGAAGCCTTCGAGACGATTGAAAAACCGTTCCTGATCCATTGCAAATCAGGCGCGGACCGGACCGGTTTGGCGTCTGCGTTCTATCTGCTGGCCTATAGCGATGCAGATGATGACACGGTGCGCGCGCAATTGAGTTTCCGTTACCTTCATATCCGCAAGTCTTCGACGGGCATTCTGGACTATGTACTCGAAACTTATCTTGCCCGTCGCGCCCAAGACCCGATTGATATTCGGACTTGGGTCGAAACCGAATATGACGAAGACGAAACCAAAGCGGGCTATGCCGCGATGAAGGCGAAACAGAAACTGTGGGAAGGCTGGTAA
- a CDS encoding N-acetylneuraminate synthase family protein, which produces MDIAGRKIGPSHPPLVIAEIGINHGGDLDVAKEMVRLAAGSGCEMIKHQTHIVSDEMTEEAKQIFPPNADVSIWDVMERCALSLEDEAELKRYTEELGMIWISTPFSRAAADFLETLDVPAYKIGSGEADNLPLIRHIAAKGKPVIMSTGMQTIETIRASVQILEDAGIEYALLECTNLYPSPPEIVSLQGVTDLKDAFPDAIVGFSDHSIGPEMALASVALGACILERHYTDSRYRAGPDIINSMDPSELRHIIDRSREIHTALHNPKQRTDAEGPVYAFARASVVADRDLDAGHVIRESDIWARRPGSGEIAGYEFDKVVGKTLTRAVTRNTQLKWSDLS; this is translated from the coding sequence ATGGATATCGCAGGCCGCAAAATCGGACCATCGCACCCACCGCTGGTGATCGCAGAAATCGGGATCAACCACGGTGGCGATCTGGATGTCGCAAAAGAAATGGTGCGCCTTGCTGCGGGTAGCGGATGCGAAATGATCAAGCATCAGACCCACATCGTCAGTGACGAGATGACAGAAGAAGCCAAGCAAATCTTCCCGCCCAATGCGGATGTGTCGATCTGGGACGTGATGGAGCGTTGCGCATTGTCTTTAGAAGACGAAGCAGAGCTAAAGCGCTACACCGAAGAACTGGGTATGATCTGGATTTCGACGCCGTTCTCACGCGCTGCTGCTGACTTTCTCGAGACGCTTGATGTTCCTGCATATAAGATCGGGTCGGGCGAAGCGGACAATCTGCCGCTGATCCGCCACATCGCCGCCAAGGGCAAACCAGTGATCATGTCCACCGGCATGCAAACCATCGAAACAATCCGCGCATCGGTTCAAATTCTTGAAGATGCCGGCATTGAATACGCGCTTCTGGAGTGCACGAACCTTTACCCGTCGCCGCCAGAAATTGTGTCGCTACAAGGTGTCACTGATCTCAAGGACGCATTCCCCGACGCGATTGTCGGCTTTTCGGACCATTCAATCGGGCCGGAAATGGCGCTTGCCTCTGTCGCCCTTGGTGCGTGTATCTTGGAACGCCATTATACAGACAGCCGTTACCGCGCAGGTCCTGACATTATCAATTCCATGGACCCGTCAGAGCTGCGGCACATCATTGACCGGTCTCGCGAAATTCACACGGCCCTCCATAACCCCAAACAACGCACCGATGCCGAAGGTCCGGTTTATGCCTTTGCCCGTGCGTCTGTCGTTGCCGACCGCGATCTGGACGCCGGCCACGTGATCCGCGAATCCGATATCTGGGCACGCCGGCCTGGGTCAGGTGAAATCGCAGGCTATGAATTCGATAAGGTCGTCGGCAAAACCCTGACACGCGCAGTCACCCGCAACACCCAACTTAAGTGGAGCGATCTTTCTTGA
- a CDS encoding glycosyltransferase family 25 protein — protein sequence MSAMATQLDAMGLPFQRFAAVYGKDHYDTLIQNADEAAYQRNMGSNLLPGKLGVFASHTKVWEDFIASDHEIALILEDDVVFHDDFRDSLDLALAQSGKWDTLRFNCIRAKMPVAQGKIGPYTLNAYVGPFTGNAAYLIHKSVAERVLPGLWPQTRALDHELNRFFKHNFRQFGLEPFSSHVDDGGTSSITGTAHGLRRKLPPLQRLPHYRLKAANYFRRFFWLAKNGYILGRKS from the coding sequence ATGTCAGCGATGGCCACCCAGCTTGATGCGATGGGCCTGCCTTTCCAGCGCTTTGCGGCCGTTTACGGGAAAGACCATTACGACACATTGATCCAAAACGCCGATGAAGCCGCTTACCAACGCAATATGGGGTCCAACCTATTGCCCGGAAAGCTGGGCGTTTTTGCAAGCCATACAAAGGTGTGGGAAGATTTCATCGCGTCCGACCACGAGATCGCGCTGATCTTGGAAGACGATGTCGTGTTTCACGATGATTTTCGCGACAGTCTTGATCTGGCTTTAGCGCAATCTGGCAAATGGGACACCCTGCGCTTCAACTGTATCCGTGCAAAAATGCCCGTCGCGCAGGGCAAGATCGGGCCGTACACGCTGAACGCTTATGTCGGCCCATTTACGGGCAACGCGGCTTATCTGATCCACAAATCGGTCGCAGAACGAGTATTGCCGGGCCTTTGGCCGCAAACCCGTGCGTTGGACCATGAACTGAACCGGTTCTTCAAACACAACTTCCGTCAATTCGGGTTAGAGCCCTTCAGCAGTCACGTTGATGATGGCGGCACCAGTTCCATCACCGGCACAGCACATGGGTTGCGCCGGAAACTTCCGCCATTGCAGCGGCTTCCCCATTACAGGTTGAAGGCCGCGAACTATTTCCGCCGTTTCTTTTGGCTTGCGAAGAATGGCTACATCTTGGGACGCAAGTCATGA
- the neuC gene encoding UDP-N-acetylglucosamine 2-epimerase (hydrolyzing) — protein sequence MSDPKSILFVTGTRADFGKLEPLAIAARDAGLSVSLFATGMHMLSRYGLTKLEVQRVPGVTVHEYLNQREGDPQDIILAKTVTGFSDFVREAKPDLVVIHGDRVEALACALVCATNYIRSAHIEGGEVSGTIDEIYRHCNSKLASHHFVSSEDAARRVKALGEDTGAIHVIGSPELDFHAGPSGVSLDEVKDRYAIPFDEFGICVFHPVTSEADTMAAQARDMFGALDASGRNFVVIAPNNDPGSTGIFDAIAALPTDRFRVLPSMRFAYFSELMKHAACMVGNSSAGVREAPFLGLPSLDIGTRQTDRAKAASVHFANANETQKIADFLQDHWGERHPRDEGFGAGSAAARFADILQSDAFWSGDLQKRFHDGD from the coding sequence ATGTCTGACCCTAAATCAATCCTGTTTGTCACCGGAACCCGCGCTGATTTTGGTAAGCTCGAACCGCTCGCCATTGCTGCGCGGGATGCAGGTCTGTCCGTTTCTTTGTTTGCCACGGGGATGCACATGCTGTCCCGCTACGGTTTGACCAAGCTGGAAGTGCAACGCGTACCGGGCGTGACGGTGCACGAATACCTCAATCAAAGGGAAGGCGATCCGCAGGACATTATTCTTGCGAAAACCGTCACGGGCTTTTCCGACTTCGTCCGCGAGGCGAAACCCGATCTTGTGGTCATTCATGGCGATAGGGTCGAAGCTTTGGCCTGTGCGTTGGTTTGCGCCACAAATTACATCCGGTCTGCCCATATTGAGGGCGGCGAAGTCTCTGGCACGATTGACGAAATTTACCGCCATTGTAATTCGAAACTGGCCAGCCACCACTTCGTCAGTTCCGAGGACGCCGCGCGACGCGTGAAAGCACTGGGCGAAGATACAGGTGCGATTCATGTGATCGGATCACCAGAGCTTGATTTTCACGCGGGGCCTTCGGGTGTGTCGTTGGACGAGGTCAAAGATCGCTACGCCATCCCGTTCGATGAATTTGGTATCTGCGTGTTCCACCCCGTCACATCCGAAGCGGATACAATGGCCGCCCAAGCCCGCGACATGTTCGGCGCATTGGACGCGTCGGGGCGTAATTTCGTCGTGATTGCACCGAACAACGACCCTGGCAGCACGGGCATTTTCGACGCAATCGCGGCACTGCCAACTGACCGTTTCCGCGTTCTGCCATCCATGCGGTTCGCCTATTTTTCGGAACTGATGAAGCACGCGGCATGTATGGTCGGCAATTCGTCAGCGGGGGTGCGTGAAGCGCCATTCCTGGGGCTGCCGTCGCTCGACATCGGCACCCGCCAAACCGACCGGGCCAAGGCCGCATCGGTGCATTTTGCCAATGCGAACGAGACGCAAAAGATCGCGGATTTCTTGCAAGATCATTGGGGCGAACGCCACCCGCGTGATGAAGGGTTCGGCGCAGGATCAGCCGCTGCGCGGTTCGCCGATATTCTGCAATCAGACGCGTTCTGGTCTGGCGATCTGCAAAAGCGGTTCCATGACGGCGACTAA
- a CDS encoding 3-deoxy-D-manno-octulosonic acid transferase, with translation MTATKMPLSLRAYLGAARVVPLIAKRHLKRRVARGKEHPTRWTEKRGEPSIARPRGTLIWLHAVGLGEVLSLRGLITEMAQNCDAHFLVTSSTRAGAQAFADNAPPRTIHQFLPLDAPTYRRRFLDHWQPDLCIWAEQDIWPGFVVDLAQRGIPQCLIAARMDAKSYAKHARSQTTFTFIYNQMRKITAQDAQTADHLAKLGAKAVTVTGSLKSSAPPLQCDTAEFEQLREITAGRFIWATAPAHPADVALALAAHTDLMQTRPDALLIIAPRFPNEPIDIALPHTNRAAGEGPTAAVWVMDTFGELGLVYRFAQAALIGGTHDDTEGHNPWEAVALDTAILHGPRTANFASDFNALDANGAIGVSSAREIVDALNSDLPALAAASNDLRKTLADQTKTLSYALTEMVPDHV, from the coding sequence ATGACGGCGACTAAAATGCCCCTAAGTCTGCGGGCCTATCTGGGCGCGGCGCGGGTTGTGCCCTTGATCGCGAAACGGCACCTTAAACGACGGGTCGCGCGCGGTAAAGAACACCCGACCCGATGGACCGAAAAACGCGGGGAACCCAGCATCGCGCGACCACGTGGCACCCTGATTTGGCTGCATGCTGTGGGTTTGGGCGAAGTCCTATCGCTGCGCGGATTGATCACCGAAATGGCACAAAACTGCGATGCACATTTCCTTGTGACGTCCAGTACGCGGGCAGGCGCGCAAGCATTTGCCGACAATGCCCCCCCCCGCACGATCCACCAATTCCTGCCGTTGGATGCGCCCACTTACCGACGTCGTTTTTTGGACCATTGGCAACCTGATCTCTGCATCTGGGCGGAACAGGACATCTGGCCCGGTTTTGTCGTTGATCTAGCGCAGCGCGGCATCCCGCAATGTCTGATTGCGGCACGGATGGACGCCAAAAGCTATGCAAAACACGCGCGATCACAAACGACATTTACGTTTATTTACAATCAGATGCGGAAGATCACGGCGCAAGATGCCCAAACGGCCGATCATTTGGCGAAACTAGGTGCGAAAGCTGTGACGGTCACGGGATCATTGAAATCAAGCGCACCGCCACTGCAATGCGATACGGCAGAATTTGAACAGCTTCGCGAGATCACGGCAGGTCGTTTCATTTGGGCGACCGCGCCTGCACATCCCGCGGATGTGGCGCTCGCGCTGGCCGCACACACTGACCTGATGCAGACAAGGCCCGACGCGTTACTGATTATCGCGCCGCGCTTTCCAAATGAACCCATCGACATCGCATTGCCGCACACCAATCGCGCGGCAGGTGAAGGGCCAACCGCTGCCGTTTGGGTAATGGATACCTTTGGGGAATTGGGATTGGTGTACCGCTTTGCCCAAGCGGCCCTGATCGGTGGCACACATGACGACACCGAAGGGCACAATCCATGGGAAGCCGTAGCGCTAGACACCGCGATCTTGCATGGCCCGCGCACCGCGAATTTCGCGTCCGATTTCAACGCGCTGGACGCGAATGGCGCGATCGGCGTTAGCTCCGCCCGTGAAATTGTCGATGCGTTGAATAGTGACCTTCCCGCACTGGCCGCCGCATCGAATGATCTGCGCAAAACACTAGCAGACCAGACAAAAACCTTGTCGTATGCGCTTACGGAAATGGTGCCTGATCATGTCTGA
- a CDS encoding 3-deoxy-D-manno-octulosonic acid transferase: MSDFRTPALRRFFVLYKLLWIVGLPFAIAYLFWRGRRDPDYRRHIAERFGFYRKSLDSPVWVHAVSLGELRSAVPLIQRLLDKGNTIVTTHFTPAGRREAERVFATEIAEGRVQVIWVPLEFKWTFRRFFSAFRPRYGLVMEIEIWPEMIRSAAENNIALFACNAQYPLKSFTRDREKSKWRFDLHSGFAGAFVKSDLQADRFAQAGCPHIHITGELRFDQPIPADHVSKGVTIKADINRPTVTITSVVKGEDDTYIRAIKANKDRLYIYVPRAPERFDETYDMLTEAGLKVARRSDLFDDNLTLIGDPNVDVILGDSMGEMYFYLALCDAAIIGGSFVTKGAHNISEPLALGKPVIVGPHTWTIEFPIVEALAADVAVQVTDSEALIALLRSDAIPTSQAATAFFASQKGAVARTLAAIKTETQQPE; the protein is encoded by the coding sequence ATGTCTGATTTCCGAACACCTGCGCTACGCCGCTTCTTCGTCCTCTACAAATTGCTTTGGATTGTTGGGCTACCGTTCGCGATTGCCTATCTGTTTTGGCGCGGTCGCCGCGATCCGGACTACCGACGGCATATTGCGGAACGCTTCGGTTTCTACCGCAAGAGCCTTGATAGCCCTGTTTGGGTGCATGCCGTTTCATTGGGCGAATTGCGGTCCGCCGTCCCGCTGATTCAACGGTTGCTGGATAAAGGCAACACAATCGTCACGACGCATTTCACGCCCGCAGGCAGACGCGAAGCCGAACGGGTTTTCGCAACCGAAATTGCGGAGGGACGCGTGCAGGTGATCTGGGTTCCGCTTGAGTTCAAATGGACCTTTCGCCGTTTCTTTTCCGCCTTCCGCCCCCGTTACGGGTTGGTCATGGAAATCGAAATCTGGCCAGAAATGATCCGTAGTGCTGCAGAAAACAACATCGCCCTTTTCGCATGCAATGCACAATATCCGCTTAAATCCTTCACCAGAGATCGTGAAAAATCAAAATGGCGTTTCGACCTACACAGCGGTTTTGCTGGTGCTTTCGTGAAATCCGATCTGCAAGCTGACCGCTTTGCGCAGGCGGGTTGCCCGCACATTCATATCACCGGAGAGCTGCGTTTTGATCAACCGATCCCTGCGGATCACGTTTCAAAAGGTGTAACGATCAAAGCGGACATCAATCGCCCCACCGTGACCATTACGAGTGTCGTGAAAGGCGAAGACGACACTTACATCCGGGCCATCAAAGCAAACAAAGACCGCTTGTATATCTATGTTCCCCGCGCGCCCGAGCGCTTTGACGAAACCTACGACATGCTGACCGAAGCGGGCCTGAAAGTCGCGCGCCGCTCTGACCTATTTGATGATAATCTAACGCTTATCGGCGATCCGAATGTCGATGTCATTCTGGGCGACAGCATGGGAGAGATGTATTTCTACCTTGCCCTGTGTGACGCCGCGATCATCGGCGGCAGCTTTGTGACGAAGGGTGCGCACAACATTTCGGAACCCTTGGCGCTTGGCAAACCCGTCATTGTCGGGCCGCACACATGGACGATTGAATTCCCGATTGTCGAAGCGCTTGCCGCGGATGTCGCAGTTCAGGTTACCGATTCAGAGGCTTTGATTGCACTGTTGCGGTCAGACGCCATTCCCACGTCGCAGGCCGCAACCGCCTTTTTTGCCAGCCAAAAGGGTGCAGTCGCCCGCACCCTTGCCGCGATCAAGACTGAGACGCAGCAGCCCGAATAG
- the rpe gene encoding ribulose-phosphate 3-epimerase, whose product MTFDRSIKIAPSILAADFANFGAECEAVEAQGADWIHVDVMDGHFVPAITFGAQTCKALRPHIKTVMDVHLMISPVDAYLEGFAQAGADVITAHVEAGPHIHRTLQNIRALGCKAGVALNPGTPAEAVADLLDMVDLVCVMTVNPGFGGQKFIDMTTKIAKLRAMIGDRPIHIEIDGGVDPTTAPLVAAAGADVLVAGSAVFRGGSVADPAPYGENIRAIRAAASQS is encoded by the coding sequence ATGACTTTTGATCGCTCCATCAAGATTGCCCCTTCGATCCTTGCCGCCGATTTCGCCAACTTCGGTGCGGAATGCGAAGCGGTCGAGGCACAAGGCGCGGATTGGATCCACGTTGATGTGATGGACGGGCATTTCGTCCCTGCGATCACCTTTGGCGCGCAGACCTGTAAGGCATTGCGCCCGCACATTAAAACCGTGATGGACGTGCATCTGATGATTTCACCTGTTGACGCCTACCTCGAAGGATTTGCGCAAGCGGGGGCCGATGTGATCACTGCCCATGTCGAAGCGGGGCCTCATATCCACCGCACATTGCAGAACATTCGGGCCTTGGGCTGCAAAGCGGGCGTCGCCCTGAACCCCGGCACCCCGGCAGAAGCTGTCGCCGATTTGTTAGACATGGTCGATTTGGTCTGCGTGATGACCGTAAACCCCGGTTTTGGCGGGCAAAAGTTCATCGATATGACCACAAAAATCGCAAAACTACGGGCGATGATTGGCGACCGTCCGATTCACATCGAAATTGACGGCGGCGTTGACCCGACAACTGCACCTTTGGTGGCCGCAGCTGGGGCCGATGTTTTGGTTGCAGGGTCTGCGGTGTTCCGTGGTGGATCAGTCGCTGATCCGGCCCCATACGGCGAAAATATTCGCGCTATTCGGGCTGCTGCGTCTCAGTCTTGA
- a CDS encoding AraC family transcriptional regulator: MTHTMRQKSILADGQAVHLTRATVLPRRPKSLHTHDYVEMFWVQNGIIRHHAEDGVDTLSEGTLVVVPKGQTHALQGKGEHAMVVMLCLSTKLTNGIVKRHAPCANILQVPTIRTFSRDTRQLAALNQAAMRLERSPCDAFAAEAFLLPLLVDLLDAPEFTDAPAWLTKAYTDAQDPDVFRQGAAGFVALTGKAHPHVSRTMKHFSGLTPVQYINDLRMKHAARSLTGSSDPLSEIASEIGLPNLSHFHKLFRAKYGVTPAQYRADKQRHVVQPE; encoded by the coding sequence ATGACACATACCATGCGCCAAAAATCGATTCTCGCAGATGGACAAGCCGTTCATTTGACACGTGCAACTGTCCTACCACGCCGCCCGAAATCTTTGCATACACACGATTATGTCGAAATGTTTTGGGTGCAAAACGGGATCATCCGGCATCATGCGGAAGACGGCGTCGACACGCTTTCCGAAGGCACGCTTGTCGTCGTGCCAAAAGGGCAAACGCATGCACTGCAAGGCAAAGGTGAACATGCCATGGTCGTCATGCTATGTTTGTCGACGAAGCTGACCAACGGCATCGTGAAACGCCATGCCCCCTGCGCGAACATTTTACAGGTCCCGACGATCCGCACATTTTCGCGCGATACCCGCCAGTTGGCGGCGCTCAATCAAGCAGCCATGCGCCTTGAACGCAGTCCTTGCGATGCGTTTGCTGCAGAGGCATTTTTGCTACCTTTGCTCGTTGATCTGTTGGATGCGCCAGAATTCACGGATGCACCAGCGTGGCTAACGAAAGCCTACACCGATGCCCAAGATCCCGACGTTTTCCGGCAAGGGGCAGCGGGGTTTGTCGCACTGACAGGAAAGGCGCATCCGCACGTCAGCCGGACGATGAAGCACTTCAGCGGTTTGACACCAGTGCAATATATCAACGACTTACGTATGAAGCACGCGGCACGGTCTTTGACGGGGTCAAGCGATCCACTGTCAGAAATTGCATCAGAAATTGGTTTGCCGAACCTGTCGCATTTCCACAAATTGTTCCGCGCAAAATACGGTGTAACGCCCGCCCAATATCGGGCAGACAAGCAACGTCACGTCGTCCAACCAGAATAG
- the deoC gene encoding deoxyribose-phosphate aldolase, with the protein MQTLSQTHTTPDQLPQVHEPRNDGIPLDLEWVKSVQANTSAIERRAATLPGRRSVKKDYQAAWLCKAISVMDLTTLSGDDTENRVKRLCAKAKQPVSPALLEKLGMEGLTTGAVCVYHDMVETAVKALDGTSIPVAAVSTGFPAGLSPFHLRIQEIRESVAAGAEEIDIVISRRHVLNGNWQALYDEMAEMREACGEAHVKAILATGELGTLRNVARASHVCMMAGADFIKTSTGKEPVNATLPVTLTMIRAIRAYQERTGIKVGYKPAGGISKAKDALVYLAMIKDELGDLWLQPDLFRFGASSLLGDIERQLEHHVTGAYSAQYRHPIG; encoded by the coding sequence ATGCAAACGCTTAGCCAAACACACACGACGCCCGATCAGCTCCCTCAGGTTCACGAACCCCGTAACGACGGTATTCCGTTGGATTTGGAATGGGTGAAATCTGTTCAGGCAAACACGTCCGCCATTGAACGCCGCGCAGCAACGTTGCCGGGTCGGCGGTCCGTCAAAAAAGATTATCAGGCCGCGTGGCTGTGCAAAGCGATCAGCGTCATGGACCTGACCACGTTGTCCGGTGACGACACCGAGAACCGCGTGAAGCGCTTATGCGCGAAGGCCAAACAGCCCGTGTCCCCTGCCCTGCTGGAAAAGCTGGGAATGGAAGGCCTGACGACGGGTGCCGTTTGCGTTTACCACGATATGGTTGAAACCGCTGTGAAAGCGCTCGATGGCACGTCCATTCCTGTGGCTGCTGTGTCGACGGGTTTCCCTGCCGGTCTGTCCCCATTCCACCTACGTATTCAAGAAATCCGCGAAAGCGTTGCTGCCGGTGCCGAAGAAATCGACATCGTGATCAGCCGCCGTCATGTTCTGAACGGAAACTGGCAGGCGTTATACGATGAAATGGCCGAAATGCGCGAAGCCTGCGGAGAAGCACATGTAAAGGCGATCCTTGCAACGGGCGAGCTTGGCACGCTGCGCAATGTCGCCCGTGCCAGCCACGTTTGCATGATGGCCGGAGCCGATTTCATCAAAACATCAACGGGTAAAGAACCCGTCAACGCGACCTTGCCAGTGACATTAACTATGATCCGCGCGATCCGCGCTTACCAAGAACGGACGGGCATCAAGGTCGGCTACAAACCCGCGGGCGGTATTTCCAAGGCGAAAGATGCTTTGGTCTACCTTGCGATGATCAAGGACGAACTTGGTGATCTTTGGCTCCAGCCTGATCTGTTCCGCTTTGGCGCGTCGTCCCTGCTGGGCGATATCGAACGCCAACTCGAACACCACGTGACCGGCGCATATTCCGCCCAATACCGCCACCCGATTGGATAA